The bacterium nucleotide sequence CCTCGACGCCGGCGCCGACGGGCTGAACGACATCACCGCCGGCCGCGGCGACCCCGGCCTGCTGCCGCTGGCGGCCGCCGCGGGCTGCGGCCTGGTGCTCATGCACATGAGGGGGACGCCGGCGACCATGCAGGCGGACCCGCGCTACGACGACGTGGTCGCCGAGGTGGCGGCCCACCTCGAGGAGCGCGTCGCGGCGGCGCTGGCCGCCGGCGTGTCGCCGTCACGGCTGCTGGTCGACCCCGGTCTCGGCTTCGGCAAGGACCTCGGCCACAACCTGGCCCTACTGGCGCAGGTGCGCGAGGCGACGGGCGGGCGGCCCGCGCTGATCGGGGCCTCGCGCAAGTCGTTCATCGCCGGCGTTACCGGGGCTCCCGTGGAACAGCGGCTGCCGGGCAGCCTGGCCGCCGTCGCGATCGCCTTCGCGGCCGGCGCGGCCGCGGTGCGGGTCCACGACGTGGCCGAGACGGTGCAGATGCTGGAAGTCCTCGCGGCGGTCGCCGCCGCGGGAGATCGACGTTGAGCCGACGGCGGGCCGATGCTATGCTGCGGGCCGACGCCACGCCCGCAGGCCCGGACACCAGGAAGAACCGATGCTGAAGTTCCTGGCCGACTCCCTGATCATCGACATCCTCGACATCCTGATCGTGGCGTTCCTGCTCTACCGCCTGCTGCTGCTGGTGCGCGGCACGCGCGCCACGCAGATGTTCGTCGGCCTCGGGCTGCTCGCCGTGCTGTCCTGGATCGCCGAGCGCCTGGGCATGATCGTCGTGCGGCAGATCCTCTACTCGCTGCAGACGGTCTGGGTCGTGGCCTTCATCATCATCTTCCAGCCGGAGCTGCGCACGGCCCTGACCTACCTGGGGCGCCGCCGCGGGATCATGTTCTTCGCCGCGCCGGAGGAGATCCCCGCCCAACAGGAGATCGTCCGCGCCGTCGAGCGCCTGTCTCGCCGCGGCCTGGGCGCCCTGGTCGTGCTCGAGCGCGAGATCAGCCTCGGCCGCTGGGCCAAGACCGGCACGCTGCTCAACGCGGACATCTCCAGCGAGCTGATCGAGTCGATCTTCACCGTGCCCGGGCCGCTGCACGACGGGGCCGTGGTCATCAGCCAGGACAAGATCGTCGCCGCGTCCTGCATCCTGCCGAACACCGAGCGCTCCGAGCTGGGCTACGTGCTCGGCACCCGCCACCGCGCCGCCATCGGCCTGAGCGAGGTGTCCGACGCGGCGGTCATCGTCGTCTCCGAGGAGACGCGCGCCATCTCGCTGGCCCACGCCGGCGAGATCCGCCGCGGCCTGTCGGTCGAGGAACTGACCGCCGAACTCAACCGCATCGCCCTGAAGGGGCGCGAGCGCGTCGAGGCGGCGCCGGCCCAGGCCGGCTAGGCTCTCCTTCCCGCTCCTCCCGCCACAGCGTCGCCCCCCGGCCCGAGGCCAGCGCCACCTCCGACAGCGCCTGCGCCAGCGCCGCCAGGGCGTGCCGCCGGCCGGCGCGCGGGGTGCGCGGCCAGGATGCCGCGGCGCGCCAGACCGGCGTCCCGCACCGCCGCAGGCCTCCGGACGGACGCGACTCGCCGGTCGCAGGCGGCGGGACGTCGCGACATTCGAGCCACAGCGTCCACTCCCGGGGCCGTTCCGACACGCCCCAGTCGCACAGCTGCACGCCGGCCCGGCGCAGGCGTCGGCGCGTGCCCGCCAGCGCCAATTCCAGGCACCCCCGCACGTCTCTGGTCGTCATGAGCGTTCCCCCTTCTGTTCGCGTCGCGCGAGCGGGGTGGCCACCGGCGGGAGAGCTGAGGCGCCCTCTCTCCCGCCGGTTGAGGCCGTGCGGTTCCGCGAGTCCTCCCAGCCCCGCTCGACCGCCCCCGCCACCTATCAGCAAGGAAGCCGCCAGGGATCGGCGGTGAAGATGATCGGCGTAACATATTGAAAATAATAATTTTAGAATCATAGCCCTCGATGCGGGGCGTCGACCGCGGCCGACACCACGACCATCGAAATGGTCCCGATGGGTTACACCATATTTAACTTATTCAAATAAATGATGTTACAGATGTGTTACCGAAAAAGTCGTGCCCCGGAAAGGGGACAAGCAGGGAGTTCAGACTTGGGAGAGCAGCGCTTCGGCGTCGGGAACCCGGGATTCCGCGACCCCGCCGGTGGTGGGAACCGGCGTCGACAGGGCGAGCCGCCCGGCGATCAAGCAGCCGACCAGGCCCAGCCCGAGCAGTTCGCCGGGGAGGTAGGAGAAGAGACCGCCGTCGCGGCCCGAGCGCACCATCAGCGCCCCCTGCAGCCTGCCGGCGGCCTTCAGGGGCATCACGACGTCGGCCCCGCTCCAGCGCAGGAAGTTCTGCTCCCGCGGCGACAGTTCCGCGACCCGCAGTTCGTGCAGCGACAGGGGCGTGTCGTTGGCGGCGAGCAGCATCCCCAGCCGGCCGCCCGCCTCCGCGAGCGCGTCGAGATGACCGTCCAGCACGAGTCGGTCGCCGTCGCAGCGCAGCAGGTGGGCCTCCCTGCCCAGTCCGCCGCGTTGCAGCAGCCCGTTCAAGGCTTCGGTCCGTTCGTCGGACGGGGCGTCACTGCCGAGGATCTCGAGGAATCCCGCCACCGCCGCCAGCGAGGGCAAGTCCCGCCCCGTCACGACCGCGTCGCTGGGCGGGGCGCCGCCCGTCGCGATGTCCACCGCCGCTTCCTCGACGGTCGCGCACTCCCGCAGCGGTTGCCCGCCCAGGCGCCGCCGCAGGAACCAGGCGACCACGACGCTGGCGCCGACGACGGCCATCTGCGCGCCGCCCTCGGCCAGCCGTCGCCGCAGCAGGGCGATCTCGTCCGCGAGCTCCTCGCTGATCGAATGGAGGTCCGTCAGCTCCAGCACCAGTCCGTCCGCACACGCGCCCGCGCCGAGGAGTTCCCCGGCGGCGGCCGCGAAATGCCGGTGGTCGCCGCGCGCGACGGCGCCATCGAGGCGCAGGGCCGCGACACCGGCGCGGGGCGTCGGCAACGTCTGGAAGCGGACGGGCATGTCAGACCATTTCCTTCGCGAGCCAGCCGTCGAGCACCCGACGCAGGAACCGCCACTCGCTGCCGACCTTCTTGGCGGGGATCTTCCCTTCCTTGGCCAGCCGGCACACCGTCTTGACGTGCATCTTGAGGTACTCCGCGGCCTCGACCGAGGTCAGCACCTGGTTGGACGTCTCCTCCGCGCCGATGTAGATGGTGGCGGTGCCGTGATCACGGGTGTCGTTCATGTCGCTGCGCTCCTTATTCGGGACGGGTGCGGGCCGGGCCCGCATCGGTGTCGCGGGCTTGCTTGCAACTACCGTGCCGCCCGCCGTTACGCCTCTCCCTCACGGGAAACGGCGGGAAACGGCGGGAAACGGGGCCGCGGGGGCCGCAACGGGGAACGCGGGGGAAGAAGGGGGCGACGGGGGGATCGCCGGCACCGTGCAAAGTGCAACCGGGAAGGTCGCGGCCTGCGCACGATCGGACATCGCCGGACAGCGCCGGACAGCGCCGATTAGCGCCGGTCAGTGCCGGTCGCGGAGGAACTGCAGCAAAGCGTCGTTGAGCGTCGTCTCGCCGTGGGCGGCGAGGATCATGTGCCCGCCGGTCTTGAACAGGCGGAAGCGGGAGGCGCGGTGGCGCGTCCGCTTCTGGAGCAGGCGGAGCGAAGCCGGGTCGATGCGGGCGTCGTCCTCGCAGTGCGCCGCGTAGATCGGCAGGCGCAGCTTGCCGAGCTGGGACTTGGCGCGCTCCATCGACTCGAAGACCTCGAGGTTCCAGCCGATCCGCCGGCGCAGCGTCGGCAGGCGGTGCAGGCCCATCAGCATCAGCAGCCGCGTGCCCAGCGGCACGCGCGGCACCAGGGCCGGGGCGAACAGCGACAGCGAGGCCGGCTGCTCCTGCCGCGTGAGCAGGATCGCCAGCGCGCCGCCGAAGCTGAAGCCCACCACGTGGACCAGCCGGCTGTGGCGGGCCAGCACGCGGTAGCGCAGCTGCACCTCGTTGAGGCAGGCCTTCCACTTCACCACCGGCAGGGTCGTGGACTCGAGGCCGTGGCCGGGCAGCAGCATGTTGTAGACGGTGTAGCCCTGGCCGTGCAGGAACCTGGCCAGGCCGTCGAGGTCCTGGGGCGTCCCGGTCGAGCCGTGGACCAGCAGCACGCTCTCGTCGACCTCCGGCTGGATGCCGATGCGCGTGCGGTGCTCCTTCGGCACGCCCAGGCGCGTCTCCATCTCGCCCTGCAGGCGGGCGTGGGCGCGCAGGGCCATCGCGGCGGCGCGGGCCGGCCGCGGGGGCTGCTCCTCCAACTCGGGGTCGGGCTCGACGTTGTCCAGGGCGTGCTCCAACTCCCAGGCCGTCAGCGTCAGCTGCCCGAAGCGCTTGAGGTCCTGGTCGTTGGTCGGGATGTTCACGGACGCGCGTCCTCCTGCGGAGCGGCGGGTGCGGGCGGTTCCAGGTCGGCCAGCGAATCGACGATCAGGTCCGGCCAGTCCTGCTGGTCCAGACGGCCCAGGACGCCGCAGTCGGCATGCTTCCCGGACAGCACGAAGGCCGTCCCCATCCCCAGGCGCTTGGCGGTGACGAGGTCGGCGACGGGGTCGTCAGAGATAAATAACGCGTCGCGGGGCGCGCCGCCAATGATTTCCAGGGCCCGCCGGTAGATCCGGTCCTGCGGCTTGCCGATCACCACGGCCGGATGAGCCGCCGCCTGCTCCAGGGCCGCGACGTAGAACCCCGGCCCGAAGCGCCGGCGCCCGGCGGCGTCCAGGTAGAAGAGCCCGCGGTGCAGGGCGACCAGTTCGGCGCCCCCGTCGACCAAGGCGGGCAGGGCCGCGTCGAGGTCCCCGGTCGTGAGGGCCGGGTCGGCGCCCAGGACCACCGCGTCGCAGGGGCCCTCGCGCACGAGGTCGAAGCCGGCATCCCGCCACCAACCCTCCAGGTCGGCGACCCCCAGCCACAGCAGCCGGCGCTTGCCCCAGGAGGCGAGCAGCCGCGCGCCGAGGCCGAGCGCCGTCACCAGGCGCGGCTCCTCGACGGCGAATCCCGCCGCCTGCAGAGCGGCCGCCAGCGCGGCCGGCGCGTGGGTCGTGTTGTTGCTGACCAGACAGTGCGGCGTGCCGCGGGCGACGACCCCCTCGAACCAGGTCCGGGCGCCCGGCACGGGCTCGCAGCTCTTGTCGCGCACGAGCACGCCCTCGACGTCCAGCAGCAGGCTCGCGTAGAGGCGGGGGGCGGTCATGCGCGCAGCATCTCCTCGAACAGGGTGTCGAATCGCGGCGCCAGCCGTTCCCAGCAGAAGGCGTCCGCGTCCAGGGGCAGCGAGCAGACGTGGCCGCAGCCGTCGCCGGCGAGCAGGGCGTCCAGCAGGTTGACCAGCCCCTCCTCGCCGTCGTAGAGGTGGCGGCCGCGGCAGCGCGCGCCGTAGAGCGACGGGTACGCCTGCTCGCGCGGCAGCACCGGGTAGCAGCCGGCGTGGACGGCCTCGGCCACGGCGATGCCGAAGTACTCCTGGGCCGCGCAGCTGACCACGATGTCGGCCCGGGACAGGCACGCCTCGTACCCCGCGCGGTCCTGCTCCCCCCAGGCCAGGATACGCTCGCCCAGGCGTTCGCGCAGCGGGGCGAAGACCGCTTCCTGCTGCCGCGGTTCGCCCAGCAGCAGCAGTCGGAACGACCGGCCGCGCTCGGCCAGGCACAGCAGCGCGCGCACGAACATCTCCGGCCGCTTGTCGAATTCCCAGCGGTGGTTCCAGAGGATCACGTGCTCGCGCCCGTCCCGGGGCCAGCCGGGGCCGAGGCCCGCGTCGCAGCGCCCGCCGAGGTAGGGGGCGAAGGCGTCCGGGGGGTGCGGCGTCCGTGCGATCCCGACCGGCAGCACGCAGCTGCGGGCCGCCAGGCGTTCGCGGATCCCCTTGGGCACCGCCTCGGGCATGCGGGCCAGGTAGTCGGGCAGCGCGTCCAGGAACAGGCCGCGGTGGTACTCGGAGTTGAACACCACGCGATCCGCCGCCAGGCAGCTCACGATGTTGGTGAAGCCGAAGTGGAAGTCGAAGGCCTCGTCGGGCGACAGCGGGTAGGTCAGCTGGTTCTCGTGCATGTAGAGCAGCAGCGGCGCGCGGTCCAGGGGCCGCGGCAGCAGGCCGCGCAGGTCGGCCGCGTTCAGGAAGTCGGTCGCCAGCAGCAGGTCGCAGTCTGCCTCGTCCTCGCGCAACCGGTCGGCGAACCACGGCGCGGCGCCCCGCATGCGCCACTTCCAGAACCGCGGCGGCAGGGTCCAGGACCGGATCTCGTGCCGCGAGTGGGCGGTCAGCCCCTCGCGGAAGGCCCGGTGGGACCCGCCGTCGTAGGGCTCCAGGAACGCGATGCGCAACGCCCGCCAGCCTCCCGCCGGGCCGCCCGGGGGCGGCCCGTGTTGAACAATCGACCGTATTTGACTATCATCATGCTGTCATGCCCCGCATCATGCGGTCATGCCCCGCACGTATCGGACCTCGCCGAGGATGACCCATCAGAGAGGACGCGTCCATCATGAAGAGACCCGCTGCGATCGTCTGGGCGGCCCTGGCCGCCACGACCATCCTGGTCCCGGCCGCCGCCCTGGCGGACAGTTTCGCCGGCTACATCCCGGGCCGCATGGTGCTGGAACTCGAGCCCGGCTACCGGCCCGTGGTCGCCAAGGCGGCGGGCGGCGGCGTGCTCCTCGAGGACCCCGCCCTGCAGGCGGTGGCGGCCGAGCTGCGCGTCTCGAACCTCGAGCCCCTGTTCACCGACCTCAGGTTCGCCGGCAAGTCCGGCGTTCCCGACCTGAGCCGGCACTGGGTGGCGGAATTCGACCCCGCCATCGACCTGGACCGGGCCCAGGCCGCCTTCGCGGCCCTGCCCGGCGTGAGCAAGGCGGTCAAGGACGAGCTGCGCCGCATGGACATCGCCATCCCCAACGACCCCGGCCT carries:
- the folP gene encoding dihydropteroate synthase, with protein sequence LDAGADGLNDITAGRGDPGLLPLAAAAGCGLVLMHMRGTPATMQADPRYDDVVAEVAAHLEERVAAALAAGVSPSRLLVDPGLGFGKDLGHNLALLAQVREATGGRPALIGASRKSFIAGVTGAPVEQRLPGSLAAVAIAFAAGAAAVRVHDVAETVQMLEVLAAVAAAGDRR
- the cdaA gene encoding diadenylate cyclase CdaA, with translation MLKFLADSLIIDILDILIVAFLLYRLLLLVRGTRATQMFVGLGLLAVLSWIAERLGMIVVRQILYSLQTVWVVAFIIIFQPELRTALTYLGRRRGIMFFAAPEEIPAQQEIVRAVERLSRRGLGALVVLEREISLGRWAKTGTLLNADISSELIESIFTVPGPLHDGAVVISQDKIVAASCILPNTERSELGYVLGTRHRAAIGLSEVSDAAVIVVSEETRAISLAHAGEIRRGLSVEELTAELNRIALKGRERVEAAPAQAG
- a CDS encoding helix-turn-helix domain-containing protein, with the protein product MNDTRDHGTATIYIGAEETSNQVLTSVEAAEYLKMHVKTVCRLAKEGKIPAKKVGSEWRFLRRVLDGWLAKEMV
- a CDS encoding alpha/beta fold hydrolase, with the translated sequence MNIPTNDQDLKRFGQLTLTAWELEHALDNVEPDPELEEQPPRPARAAAMALRAHARLQGEMETRLGVPKEHRTRIGIQPEVDESVLLVHGSTGTPQDLDGLARFLHGQGYTVYNMLLPGHGLESTTLPVVKWKACLNEVQLRYRVLARHSRLVHVVGFSFGGALAILLTRQEQPASLSLFAPALVPRVPLGTRLLMLMGLHRLPTLRRRIGWNLEVFESMERAKSQLGKLRLPIYAAHCEDDARIDPASLRLLQKRTRHRASRFRLFKTGGHMILAAHGETTLNDALLQFLRDRH
- a CDS encoding HAD hydrolase-like protein, with product MTAPRLYASLLLDVEGVLVRDKSCEPVPGARTWFEGVVARGTPHCLVSNNTTHAPAALAAALQAAGFAVEEPRLVTALGLGARLLASWGKRRLLWLGVADLEGWWRDAGFDLVREGPCDAVVLGADPALTTGDLDAALPALVDGGAELVALHRGLFYLDAAGRRRFGPGFYVAALEQAAAHPAVVIGKPQDRIYRRALEIIGGAPRDALFISDDPVADLVTAKRLGMGTAFVLSGKHADCGVLGRLDQQDWPDLIVDSLADLEPPAPAAPQEDARP
- a CDS encoding DUF3524 domain-containing protein, whose amino-acid sequence is MRIAFLEPYDGGSHRAFREGLTAHSRHEIRSWTLPPRFWKWRMRGAAPWFADRLREDEADCDLLLATDFLNAADLRGLLPRPLDRAPLLLYMHENQLTYPLSPDEAFDFHFGFTNIVSCLAADRVVFNSEYHRGLFLDALPDYLARMPEAVPKGIRERLAARSCVLPVGIARTPHPPDAFAPYLGGRCDAGLGPGWPRDGREHVILWNHRWEFDKRPEMFVRALLCLAERGRSFRLLLLGEPRQQEAVFAPLRERLGERILAWGEQDRAGYEACLSRADIVVSCAAQEYFGIAVAEAVHAGCYPVLPREQAYPSLYGARCRGRHLYDGEEGLVNLLDALLAGDGCGHVCSLPLDADAFCWERLAPRFDTLFEEMLRA